The sequence ATGAAATCTCCGGGCAAAAGTGGCTTCCGCCAACTAAGCGAGAAATGCTCACGTGTGGTCGCACAAGCAAAATTGAAGCAATGCTGAAGCACTGTAGTATCATCCGTCCATGTGATAGAAATCCTCATTGAAAAGCGTAAAAGTATTATGTACACAAGCGACATAGCGGCGACAACTTTCCTGCCAGTGTGATAGCACACAGCAAGACGGTCTTATCTATTGCCGTACTATGTACGCCAAATGCAATCTGGTGGCAGTCTGTGCTCTGCATCTGCGTTCCGTTCGCAGACCCTCTACGTAGTTGCGCTGTTTTAGTCACTTGCACCCATGTCTTGCCACTGCGCGCCTGGGGTAAGAGCTTGATTCTGTTCCGCAAGAGACACAAAACGCTTTCATAGATATTCGATCGTCGCGCTGAGCGggacagaggagacgacgggAAACGGCGTGCAATAACGAGGAAGTTGACGTCTGCCGGAGCAGACGAGAGGTAAGAGCGGCTCAGCTGCTGGGCTATGTGAATCATTGAATGCCCTGTGAGTGTCTGAGTCTTAACGAAAAAGACATCACTGTTACTGTACATCTGTTGTACGTAGGTTTGTTCCAATCGCTGCCCTCCGGAAGCTGGCTGCTTCGCACTCGAGCGCCCCGCAGCTCAACGGTAACCCCCTTATAGCGCGTCGCCTTTACAACGCCGATCGTTGGTAGTGAAAAGCTCGAGCTCCTTGGTCATCCCCCGGACTGCCCGCAGAGCTCATTCTACAAAGCCCGTGACGTACTTTCCTGATTTCCAGTCACTGGCAGCCTGAACCTTTGGTGCATACACTGCGGAAAAATTCAGTGGTATGCTGACAGTGGTCGAACTCAAACGTAAATTTGGCTTAGGGTTCCTAGAGGGCGGTTCGCGCAGGCTGGCCACCGTCCGATacgcgagacgcggcagaTAACCCCTTCATGGGCTACGGCTCGCAATGTGTTTTCTGATGAAGGGCAACCTCGTGGCGCGCCACTGTGTCTGCTGTAGATGGTGCCAGACGTTTAAGGTACCGCCGGTCTACCTTTGTGGTGGTGCTTCGGCGCAGCTTTTGCTCCCTTACGAAGGTGTACGAACCGAATCGTTCTCCCTCGGTAGCGACACCGGAAGAGCGGAATCGCTATCATCTGGTTGCAGCCAAGGATGGACGATGAATGGTAAATTTGGCCGCTAACATGCATGGGGCCGTGGTCTTGACCTGATTTTCACACGACTTGCCCCCAGCCTCGAATCGCATGCTAAGTGTACCCACAACAATaccgcagcagcgggcgcaCGTGCACAACGGGGTATTCTCAAATCTGTGGTAGCGACGCCTGTACAACATGTGATGAGCTTCGCGTGTGTACGACCTGTGGAAACAGACCCTTTGGCTGTTTATCCATGTTACGTGAAGCAGATAACATCAGCCCTTCTGGCGCGGGGGCAGCAATACTCAAGCTAAACGCAGTCAGTTTCGATCGTAGTGTCTTCCCCTCGCATGTTGCCAATCTTAGCAAACCAGGGTAGATCCGTGGAGTCCTCACTGTGTGCGTTCCCTTGAGTCTGCTGAGGGAGAGAACATGTCGAGAAAGGAGTTAGCCGTTCATGCTGATGATCGTGAGACGTAATTTTCTCTCACGTTCCCCGAATCCGATGACACATGTTTTTGGGTTGACGTGTGTCTCACTGACGGCCACGTTGTGACCCGGCTGGACACGGTGGATGGCAGCGTTGCATGCCCCTTTACAACCGTGGCAGCTGTGGTGCCGCATGGAGAACGTTGATGTAGAAGGGAAAAGACCCGCAGTAAAGCCCGGTCTCTTCCTAGAATGTTTGCCAATCTCTACAGGCCATCGCCTTGAGGATTGTGGAAAGCACCACTCTTCCCCAATCACAGCGAATGCCGGCGCACTGTCCTTCTACAACAGGGACGCCACTGACGAGATGACCGCTGCATGTACTCGCTCGATCCCTTCCCCTGCGCAACGAGGGTCACCTGGTAGGGCCGGCACCCAGGATTCTCCACGACTTGCGACTCCTATTGTGACGACGATGTTTAGGTCCAGCAAGACGGGCACGGGGGTCTTCAAGATTGGTTCGGAGCACCATGCACAAAGCAGTTGGTCTGAAGCTGCCTCTGGAAGACATGGGGTGGCCTCAGCTAGTGACGCCAGTGAGGCGTGTGTGGTGGAGGCAGACCAACGCGCAGGGTCTGAAGCGAAACGAGATGGAGCAGCAAGCAAGGGAGGCCCGGAAGCCCGGGCGCTAGGGGCCAGCACAGTCTCTGATGAATCACAGATCCTGCCACCAGATTTGAATGGAGATGTACAGATAGTAGCATATTCGTAGCGATTCAGGACTGTAGCGTCGCGAAGGGCAAAACATGTTCAGTTGCGGCAGGTGAAGTCGGTGATAGACCGAGTACCGCATTGAGGGAAGGCTGTGTTAACCGCGACCAGACGCAAGAGAATACAGGTGATGACGGCAGTATCATAGCTGAACGGATTGTAGCCGAGGTGCTCAAGGCAATCGAGGAAGCAAACGTGGTATGAACGGGTGGCGCTTGCTCTCTTCACGGACTCACTTGTTAGTAGCCACACGGCTTAACGCAACATATCATGTAACAGTGTCGTATATCACGCGAGTCCGAACGCTACACTCAACCGCTTGATTTGCCGACTCCCCCAAGCAAGGATTGAATCCATAATGGAGTCAGCAAAGCAGTGGAGACTCAGGCGGCCTGCGTTGTGCGGTGGGAGTGGGAGGGCGTTGCAAGGGTGACTGTGCCGTTAGCGTTCGAGTATGCTGTACCGGCAAGGCCTCCGGTGCATCATTATCCTCGTGCCACAACTGCCAAACCTGTAGACGGTTGCGAAGCTTTGATGCCTTCGCGGGTCAGAGGTGCTCAAGCAATCGACACAGAAGCTGCGTAAAATGCCATCTCCACGCATACTCAACCCATGAGGGATGCGGCAGTCGAAGCCGCACCGGCTGTACTCGGAAACGCAAGTTTTACGATGAGCACGGCGAACACAGGACTCGGGGCAAGTGTGCATGCCGGATGGAGCTCACGTGCGAACGGCAGACTCAATGCCACCACAGCAGGTCGCTCAGGGCAGAGGGGAACCTGCCTCTCCACCAGCTGATGAAAGCAGGGGCACACCAAATTGGGCACGATGGTGATTGTTGTTGCTTTCGTCTCTGTGGAAAATGCGGGTGctgccagcgccgcagcaggcttGCACGCGAATGGGAGGTCGATATGGTGTTCGGTGAACAGGAAGACGACAAACAAGACCCAGACAATGTCCCAGCGGAGTACAAGGGACCACGGCGGCCATACGTACCTCAGAGTATGAGGTCGAGGATATTGTTGCCGCAGGGTCGAACAGCGGCGTCGTCGTTGGGTGTTCCTCGTCAAGTGGAGGAACTATTCTTCGGATAACAACAGCTGGGAGCCGCAGCGCAACTTCCCTAAAAACTTCCACTTGAAGGAAAAAATGGAGCGCTGCAAGCGCGACTTCAGGACGCGTGCTGCCACCTATAACTCAGTTACTGGCACTGAAGCAGCGGGTGACAGCCAATCCCCTGCCGACGGCGTAACTGGAAGAGGCAAGGAAGAGGAACCACTGCCGATTggccgacgcagagggaaaCACAAAGCATACATCATCACACGTTTTGAAGGACGGGATCTACCAGGGTTGTGTTTTACAACAAGTAGACAATCACAAGAACGTGCTCTCTGGACCATCATTTGCGAACGGGTCGGCGTGCGCTGTGCCGAGCCAGTACGTTATAACACAGACCAACAGCCCTATTAGTCACTGGGATGCAGGACGACGTTCCCGGAGCATCCTCACGTTTCAAATCCCACAAGGGAGAAGTCAGGTGAAGATATGGTTGTGATGTCTGGTGAACGAAACTTGAGCGTCACTAGGGGTTCGTTCCCCGATGGAGCAGCAAGGATCACACTGGGGGACGAAGACAAGGCGTGACGAGAGACGGAATTAATGCGGGGAACATCGTTCGACAGTCCCAGGCGTTAGTCCGTGTGCGTCATCCATTACGTGACATGCAGTTAGCAAACGGTGTTATCAGCAGCGAGGGAACAAGTAGTGACAGCGGCCTCAGTACCGATTCGAGCCATCTAAGCAGTAGTGACGACAAATTTGGCAGACACAatgcagagaaggaaaacggCGTGTTGGCGTCGCCCAGAACtctggctgctgcgtcggAACAATATCGAGCGGAGGTAGGGCCAGCTGTACGCCCAGTTGGTTTTGTGCCAAAGTGTACCTCTGATGGGAGAGACCTGCCCGGGGACACGAATGAGTCAGCGCCCGCACCCAACCAAGCGTGAGCTGCACCACTAGCAGGTGTAGAGCTGCTGAGCACTGCCCCTGTTTGGCGTTTTGGCGTGATGCACGAGAGGTGTCTTCACCCGTAGAGAGCGTAGTCGTCTCTGCACGGCGCGGCTTAGGGCTTGGAAAGGGGTTTTACCTTCGCAGACCGCAGGAAAAAACAGAACCGAAGTGCGCCCCGGATAGGAAAGACTCACTCACTGACACGGCGACAGGCGGAGATACGCTGCAATTCACACGGGATTGCAAGGCCAACACTGAAGCAGGCGAAACGCGCTTCGTTGATAGCGACGTTTCTTGTAGTATCCAGAAAGGGCGATGCCGTTGCCGTTTGGGCTTCCCAATGAAAGTAGAATGCATCTGGCGTCCACAAAAGCGAAAACGAAGTCAGGCAATTACAACTCACAGCCACGTCGAATGAATACACACTACTGACCATGCCCAAGCAACTCCTCAGGGAAGCTATTGACGAGTGTGGCAGTGCCGGGGGTAGTGTGGGCACTACATCAACGGCGATTCAGAATGACCGTAAGGTGGGAAGGACGCTGGAACTGGGAGGATGTGCCGTGCCGCCAGGAAACATTCTGCAAGCGAAGAATACTGTGGCGAGTCGTCCATACCTGGTGGAACTAGAGCAGCTCAATGAACGCTCGTCAGTGTTGAAAGCGGGTTTCATTAGCGGGATGGAGTTGTCAGTCCTCACCGCTGTTGTCACCGACGCTGAGGTGGAGGAGATCATaggcgagacagcggagcCCTTTGCCAAGGCAAACACAATAGCGGAGATGGAGGCAACACGCAGAACAAATATAATTCCAGCcatcgctgcggcggagaatCTTGACTGTTACGAAGCTGAAGTCACATCTACCCGTCTCCAGAAGCCAGGGATGGCCAGTGAGTCTGTGGAACGCAAATTTCCATTTGCCGAGGAGGATTACACTGAGGCACACGAGGCTGAGGACATTGAACGTGAAACAAGGGTACCGAAAGCACGAAGAGACCTGAAAGCTGCTTCGACAATAACCGGGAACTCTGCTGTTTCTCATGAGCAAATGGCTTACCGAGCCGAGGCACAGCAACCGCGTGTGGAAGTTTGTCAACAGACTTCTCGGAAGACGAGTTCGGATACTGTGCGGGCAACAGATACCGGAGGCTGCACGGGAGACGGGGCCCCCGTACGCAAAGGGTGCAATGTCGAGGCTGAAAGCTGTGGAAAGGGAGATGTCCCCTAAAGGCCATCTAGAAGGAAAACACGAGAAGACACCGACGGGCAATGCATTCAGCCATGCATCACGCCCTAGTGCTGCCCTTGAAGTTGACTCTCGGCCAGCCAATCTGGGAACGCCGGAGGGTGAGCTGTACGCGGGGATATCGACGATATCGCCGAAGTCAACTATGGAGGTATTTATGAGGACGACGATTTGGAAGAATGAGGATGGATGCAGGACATGATATGGCAGCTGTTTCGATATCTGGGAGAAACTTGGAGACTGCGAAGAGAGGAGCTGTCCGCCAGTCGGCACGTGGCAATGGCGGACCAGCGAATCTCCCGCAGTACACAAGCATTTGCGCTCATTTCGTGCCGGCATGCCTTCCATCAGACGTACGAGACGCAGATGAGCAGCATTCTCCGTGGAAACACAAGTCAAGATGGGCGCGCTGCATATCCGATTGTAAGATGTGGGAACGGCTACGACGTGGGGACTCGAGGCGTCATCTCCATCAAAATTATTGTAGCGCCGTAGAAGCGTGGGGCTTCGAACCGGTGTAGTCCACTGTAAAAAGTATGGTGCGGTTACGTGGAAGCTGTGCCGGGTGCTGTGCCGGGTGCTGTGCCGGCTGCAGCACGGCATCCGATGGGACatcgctttttttttcaacACCCTACTACACTTCCGAAACTCAACAAATGGTCAAGCACGCCCATTCTCCGCGAAGTATTTCTTCTTAAGTGGCCTGTGGCAGGTGTAGACGACCAGTTCTAGGGCATTCTGTCTGATTGCATCTTGCGTGCGTGCACGGTGATAGAAGGCGCACACAAGGTTACCTTTCGGAATAGCGACAGTGACCATCAGGTAAAGGTGCGTGGTCCTGGAATGGCATTAGAGGTGCATGACCGCACATGTACGGAGAGCCACTGAACTCGTTTTTGTACGTATCACATGAAGTCACCAAAAAACCTGCGTTTC is a genomic window of Besnoitia besnoiti strain Bb-Ger1 chromosome IV, whole genome shotgun sequence containing:
- a CDS encoding hypothetical protein (encoded by transcript BESB_051680), which translates into the protein MPKQLLREAIDECGSAGGSVGTTSTAIQNDRKVGRTLELGGCAVPPGNILQAKNTVASRPYLVELEQLNERSSVLKAGFISGMELSVLTAVVTDAEVEEIIGETAEPFAKANTIAEMEATRRTNIIPAIAAAENLDCYEAEVTSTRLQKPGMASESVERKFPFAEEDYTEAHEAEDIERETRVPKARRDLKAASTITGNSAVSHEQMAYRAEAQQPRVEVCQQTSRKTSSDTVRATDTGGCTGDGAPTYETQMSSILRGNTSQDGRAAYPIVRCGNGYDVGTRGVISIKIIVAP